A DNA window from Myxocyprinus asiaticus isolate MX2 ecotype Aquarium Trade chromosome 45, UBuf_Myxa_2, whole genome shotgun sequence contains the following coding sequences:
- the LOC127435072 gene encoding POU domain, class 3, transcription factor 2-like, with protein MGRGFCVKSTVTNERAAVCGKHICQAFLTNRQQREADLRCAPLHPRGFGALGSRLWHRVAVKRALASTVETMATAASNHYSILTSSASVVAHSEPGSMQQTPPAYRDAQSLLQSEYTTLQSSGSTLSHAHQWLTAALSHGGEGSPWPASPLGEQDIKPTLQGDVDELQHSPSLTPRQAHLVQQSQHHDAGAWRASTTAHMTSMTTSNGQSMIYSQPGYGEQGMHHHALRDAHEDHHSPHLSEHGHLQSLHQGHHEHSDEDTPTSDDLEQFAKQFKQRRIKLGFTQADVGLALGTLYGNVFSQTTICRFEALQLSFKNMCKLKPLLNKWLEEADSTSGSPTSLDKIAAQGRKRKKRTSIEVSVKGALESHFLKCPKPGASEINSLADSLQLEKEVVRVWFCNRRQKEKRMTPQNGPIPGNEDMYGDTSPHHGAPTPVP; from the coding sequence ATGGGACGGGGGTTCTGTGTTAAATCTACTGTGACCAATGAACGCGCCGCTGTTTGTGGCAAGCACATCTGTCAAGCGTTTCTGACCAATAGACAGCAGCGCGAGGCGGATCTCAGGTGCGCGCCTCTGCATCCTCGCGGCTTTGGCGCGCTGGGGAGCCGCCTGTGGCACAGAGTAGCTGTCAAACGCGCGCTCGCGAGCACCGTGGAAACTATGGCGACCGCGGCGTCCAACCACTACAGCATCCTCACGTCCAGCGCGTCCGTCGTCGCGCACTCGGAGCCCGGCAGCATGCAGCAGACGCCGCCGGCCTACAGGGACGCGCAGAGTCTTCTGCAGAGCGAGTACACCACCCTGCAGAGCAGCGGGAGCACGCTCAGCCACGCGCACCAGTGGTTAACGGCGGCGCTGTCTCACGGGGGAGAGGGATCGCCTTGGCCCGCCAGCCCGTTGGGCGAGCAGGACATTAAGCCCACCCTGCAGGGCGACGTGGACGAGCTGCAGCACTCGCCGAGTTTGACGCCCAGACAAGCGCATCTGGTGCAGCAGAGCCAGCATCACGACGCGGGCGCCTGGCGCGCGTCGACCACGGCTCACATGACGAGCATGACCACCTCGAACGGTCAGAGCATGATCTACTCCCAGCCCGGGTACGGTGAGCAGGGAATGCACCATCACGCCCTCAGGGACGCACACGAGGACCACCACAGCCCGCACCTCAGCGAGCACGGCCACCTGCAGAGTCTCCATCAGGGACACCACGAGCACTCGGACGAGGACACGCCGACCTCGGACGACCTAGAGCAGTTCGCCAAGCAATTCAAGCAGCGTCGGATCAAGCTGGGTTTCACGCAAGCGGACGTGGGGCTCGCGTTGGGCACGCTGTACGGCAATGTTTTCTCCCAGACCACCATCTGCAGGTTCGAGGCGCTTCAACTGAGCTTTAAGAACATGTGCAAACTCAAACCCTTGCTCAATAAATGGCTGGAGGAGGCGGACTCCACCTCGGGAAGTCCGACCAGCCTGGATAAAATAGCTGCGCAGGGAAGGAAGAGGAAAAAGCGGACATCCATCGAGGTGAGTGTCAAAGGGGCCTTGGAGAGCCATTTCCTCAAGTGCCCCAAACCCGGTGCGTCCGAGATCAACTCTCTGGCGGACAGCCTACAGCTGGAGAAAGAGGTGGTGCGGGTCTGGTTTTGTAACCGACGGCAGAAGGAGAAGAGGATGACGCCTCAGAACGGACCCATACCCGGTAACGAGGATATGTACGGGGACACCTCGCCTCACCACGGAGCTCCGACACCTGTTCCGTGA